In one Arachis duranensis cultivar V14167 chromosome 9, aradu.V14167.gnm2.J7QH, whole genome shotgun sequence genomic region, the following are encoded:
- the LOC107466159 gene encoding inositol oxygenase 4-like — protein sequence MFKAPESNAFGQSFRDYDIESERQKGVEEFYRLQHINQTYDFVKKMREHYKKLDKAAMSIWECCEMLNEVVDDSDPDLDEPQIQHLLQTAEAIRKDYPNEDWLHLTALIHDLGKILHLPQFGELPQWAVVGDTFPVGCAFDEKNVHHKYFKENPDSQNPAYNTKEGVYSKGCGLDNVLMSWGHDDYMYMVAKENGTTLPSPGLFIIRYHSFYPLHKEGAYTHLMSEEDFENLKWLHIFNKSKVLVDVEKVKPYYQSLIDKYFPAKLKW from the exons ATGTTTAAGGCCCCAGAAAGCAATGCATTTGGCCAATCCTTCAG GGATTATGATATTGAAAGTGAAAGACAAAAAGGTGTGGAAGAATTTTATCGATTGCAACATATTAATCAGACATACGATTTT GTAAAGAAAATGAGGGAGCACTATAAAAAATTGGACAAAGCAGCAATGAGTATATGGGAATGTTGTGAGATGCTTAATGAAGTAGTGGATGATAGTGATCCTGATTTGGATGAACCTCAAATTCAACATTTGTTACAAACTGCAGAAGCTATTAGAAAAGATTATCCTAACGAGGATTGGTTACATTTAACTGCTCTCATCCAtg ATTTAGGAAAGATTCTTCATCTTCCTCAATTTGGTGAGCTTCCTCAATGGGCTGTTGTTg GAGATACATTTCCTGTCGGTTGTGCCTTTGATGAAAAAAATGTTCACCACAAG TATTTTAAGGAAAACCCGGATAGCCAAAATCCTGCTTATAACACTAAAGAAGGAGTTTATAGTAAAGGATGTGGATTAGACAATGTACTCATGTCATGGGGACATGATGACTATATGTATATG GTAGCAAAGGAAAATGGTACCACTTTACCTTCACCTGGGTTATTCATTATTAGATATCACTCATTTTATC CTTTGCATAAGGAGGGAGCATATACTCAtctcatgagtgaagaagattTCGAGAACTTGAAGTGGCTTCACATTTTCAA CAAAAGCAAAGTTTTGGTGGACGTTGAAAAAGTGAAGCCATACTATCAATCACTTATTGACAAG TATTTCCCAGCAAAGCTGAAGTGGTGA
- the LOC107466169 gene encoding PRA1 family protein D, whose protein sequence is MSSEFLTHFKEAGQSVISTRRPWSQFLSFYALSLPHSLQDASARVSHNLAYFLFNYTILLFLSLILSLLSRPFPLILVLFLLALWYFLYFSRDEPLNLFNLVVLDDRAVVLALAVLTLVVLLIANVWFNLVVSLLVGAAVIFIHAVLRGTEDLVADDTESPYGPMLSGGANAGSYAPV, encoded by the coding sequence ATGTCATCCGAATTCCTCACTCACTTCAAAGAAGCCGGGCAGAGCGTGATCTCCACGCGCCGCCCCTGGTCCCAATTCCTCTCCTTCTACGCCCTCTCCCTCCCCCACTCCCTCCAAGACGCGTCGGCGCGCGTGTCACACAACCTCGCCTACTTCCTCTTTAACTACACCATCCTCCTCTTCCTGTCACTcatcctctccctcctctcacGTCCCTTCCCTCTAATCCTCGTTCTCTTCCTCCTCGCTCTCTGGTACTTCCTCTACTTCTCCCGCGACGAGCCCTTAAACCTCTTCAACCTCGTCGTTTTGGACGACCGCGCCGTCGTTTTGGCACTCGCTGTATTAACCCTTGTTGTTCTCCTCATCGCCAACGTCTGGTTTAATCTCGTCGTGTCGCTTCTTGTTGGTGCTGCTGTGATTTTCATCCATGCTGTGCTGAGAGGGACTGAAGATCTTGTTGCTGATGATACTGAATCTCCGTACGGTCCTATGCTTAGTGGCGGTGCTAATGCTGGTTCCTATGCACCTGTTTGA